One Trichomycterus rosablanca isolate fTriRos1 chromosome 12, fTriRos1.hap1, whole genome shotgun sequence DNA window includes the following coding sequences:
- the als2a gene encoding alsin isoform X7, whose product METQKNSEEKECSRVRGVTHRWQGYSSSVEPVPLLLSQPVRQAALGTSHGVLLTEGGLVYCFGELPWRRDLTSQAVEPILESTLTDLSVVRVSAGSFHCGAITDNGVVYMWGENSHGQCGITGLNLVPDPFPVNIVDDDTVPSEVVKIQDLACGAQHTLALSTKHEVWAWGSGCQLGLVTTVFPVWKAQKVEHLTGKYVVQIACGEFHSLALVHTLPPSGSSQQSFNKCNHCKQSLYTMIDKDDHVIISNNHYCPLGVELTDAKHDQGSRQESPALTPKEIPKPDLQNSTGLSDACLSQEAVDGSYSNDTETPAMNEPAPDSSSPPLRHLTNTKSSLYPDEQAVKDYLKRISDQSILEQFETPSRKGSQPPSRQTSLKEQSSKTVLSSLATVNMSNGIESKLLDSAPVDLQECNATSLFLNSHTGLCTLPVRDSVSDEDSEDSGINRVSPCDFLASNSFEVSDESVVTVGNDQCSDKFLEDKRSASLSNILIEEMEESNRRRSLPNLLSSDKFNWTKVGGTSMTNSSVIEKEKENLLPSLYTEVWSWGRGEEGQLGHGDTLPRLQPFCIKSLSNKEIVKIATGSLHSLALTAQCEAYSWGCNTFGQLGHVSSTTVPQLVQMSDGIRVWDVAGGMTHTVLLADGDCLQPILYYTGEQVQEDSPTGTCTQTPSLLPFFMNLGFVRSVLARGLSCLALADQNVMGFIATLHELASAERKFYCTLSKVKNQVLQPLLARDNVSAYLGKTSTLLFQSMVGHYSRLCHLSGQHATSLTNFLQNSRDVKSLSMLKNAALFIDTYKDYSSPVGNFLVMGGFQALVKSSQGCLGKKLELVKKLLQLKEKNIAPNDLLLNLFYMPLQHVQDYSRLLLKLTTCFDVSSVEYHMIQVGCVQFEGLAQLLSKQRKDAETTYTFWKNFSGKGQECLRKPSRRLVCDSGSKGLTLQNSGRFSVNRFILFNDALVHAQFSSYYIYPLATLWVEPFSDENLGLLGLKLTTPEENFTLLASTPLEKGKWLKVIHQAVDEVLGVGVDAHGFNGGQRTEPPVSRTATYTFSKEGRLKNAAYGGRWLLGKPYGIGDLKWPDGRVYYGNFKNGLEDGFGDYMMPNMALKTFDRYKGHWKEGKMHGFGTYRYATGEVYEGSFQDNLRHGHGMLSSGRQASSSTSSVFVGHWVNDKKTGYGIFDDITKGEKYMGMWQDDQRQGTGVVVTQFGLYFEGQFNNNKMTGTGLLFSDDDTAFEGEFSDDWTLDGRGVLSMPHGDSFEGIFVGEWGSELKVSGTFSKLCPYDTEEKKMKTFKIGRHVVPAEEKWGAVFKECWSRLGCETPGLGENERAWDNIAVILTTSRRERMHRYTHTVTSEALSRSQCKMLESLEVIPQHNGLCTAESYENIRRYLVKAFDTPLHPLGWLLETLVTVYRMTYVGVGSNRRLLEQAVKEIQSYLKHIFQLVRFLFPGLPEEGGFIPDTSERRLSGTLNSSTCSNIGQQGLFVSSSGLLLPVLLPRLYPLLFALYALEKEREEEVYTESLFYLNRQPDLSLLTFLGVPKKFWPVSISVLGEKKEVLPSTMDVCFATAVETLQQIGFTFTPADKLRVIQMTFEELTQEVQGMLGQDFMWGMDDLFPVFLYVVLRARIRNLGSEVSLIEDFMDPALQHGELGLMFTTLKACYYQIQNEKSRVM is encoded by the exons ATGGAGACCCAAAAGAA CTCTGAAGAGAAGGAATGCTCCCGAGTGAGGGGTGTAACCCACAGGTGGCAAGGCTACTCATCTTCTGTTGAACCAGTGCCGCTGCTCCTGAGTCAGCCTGTGCGTCAGGCTGCACTAGGGACCAGCCATGGAGTTCTGCTCACAGAAG GTGGCCTCGTCTACTGCTTTGGAGAGCTTCCATGGAGACGAGACCTAACTTCCCAGGCAGTGGAACCCATCCTTGAGAGCACTTTAACTGACCTGTCTGTGGTTCGTGTTTCTGCAGGCAGCTTTCACTGTGGGGCCATAACAGACAATGGAGTGGTGTACATGTGGGGGGAGAACTCCCATGGTCAGTGTGGTATCACTGGTTTAAATCTGGTTCCTGATCCATTTCCTGTTAACATTGTGGATGATGACACTGTACCTTCAGAAGTGGTCAAGATCCAGGATCTGGCCTGTGGTGCTCAGCATACATTAGCCCTTTCAACGAAGCATGAGGTTTGGGCCTGGGGAAGTGGCTGCCAGTTGGGCCTTGTGACCACTGTGTTTCCAGTGTGGAAAGCACAGAAGGTGGAGCACTTAACGGGGAAATATGTGGTGCAGATTGCCTGTGGCGAGTTCCACAGTTTGGCTTTGGTTCACACACTACCCCCTTCAGGGTCCAGTCAACAGTCCTTCAATAAATGTAACCACTGCAAACAGTCACTTTACACTATGATTGACAAAGATGATCATGTGATCATTTCTAACAACCATTACTGTCCACTAGGGGTGGAACTAACTGATGCAAAGCATGATCAAGGATCAAGGCAGGAATCTCCAGCCTTGACACCAAAGGAGATCCCAAAACCTGATCTCCAGAACTCCACTGGGTTGTCTGATGCTTGCCTCTCTCAGGAAGCTGTAGATGGATCATACAGTAATGACACTGAAACACCAGCAATGAACGAACCAGCTCCAGACAGTTCCAGCCCTCCACTTCGACACCTTACCAATACCAAAAGCTCTCTTTACCCAGATGAACAAGCTGTGAAAGACTACCTCAAAAGGATCTCTGACCAGTCCATCTTAGAGCAGTTTGAGACTCCTTCCAGGAAAGGCTCGCAACCACCTAGCCGTCAGACATCTCTCAAGGAGCAAAGTAGCAAAACCGTATTATCATCACTAGCAACCGTTAACATGAGCAATGGTATTGAATCCAAGCTTTTAGATTCTGCACCAGTTGATTTACAAGAATGCAATGCTACAAGCTTATTTTTAAATAGCCACACTGGTCTGTGTACCTTACCAGTGCGAGATTCTGTTAGTGATGAAGACTCTGAAGACTCCGGTATAAATAGGGTCAGTCCTTGTGACTTTTTAGCCAGTAATAGTTTTGAGGTCTCTGATGAAAGTGTAGTGACTGTTGGTAACGATCAGTGTTCAGACAAGTTCCTAGAAGACAAGAGGAGTGCCAGCCTGTCTAACATCCTGATTGAGGAAATGGAGGAATCTAATCGCAGAAGATCATTACCCAACTTGCTCTCATCAG ATAAGTTTAACTGGACAAAAGTGGGAGGAACTAGTATGACAAACTCAAGTGTTATAGAGAAGGAGAAGGAGAATCTCCTCCCGTCTCTTTACACAGAAGTGTGGAGTTGGGGTAGGGGTGAGGAGGGTCAGCTGGGTCATGGAGACACTTTACCCAG GCTGCAGCCGTTTTGCATCAAGAGCTTAAGCAACAAGGAAATCGTGAAGATTGCTACTGGATCACTTCATTCCCTGGCTCTGACTGCTCAGTGTGAG GCTTATTCCTGGGGTTGCAATACATTTGGTCAGTTGGGTCACGTGAGCTCTACCACTGTGCCACAGCTTGTGCAG ATGTCTGATGGTATCCGTGTGTGGGATGTAGCGGGAGGAATGACCCACACTGTCTTGCTAGCCGATGGAGACTGCTTACAGCCCATTCTGTACTACACTGGTGAGCAGGTGCAGGAGGATTCTCCTACCGGGACATGCACCCAAACGCCTTCTCTTTTGCCCTTCTTCATGAAC CTTGGCTTTGTGAGAAGTGTTTTAGCAAGAGGACTAAGCTGTTTGGCACTGGCTGATCAGAATGTGATGGGTTTCATTGCCACTCTACATGAGCTGGCATCAGCAGAGCGGAAGTTCTACTGCACACTGAGCAAAGTGAAGAACCAAGTACTTCAACCCTTACTGGCTCGGG ACAACGTTAGTGCATATTTGGGCAAGACTTCCACATTGCTGTTCCAGTCCATGGTAGGACATTATAGTCGCCTGTGTCACCTATCGGGGCAGCATGCCACTTCTCTCACCAACTTCCTACAGAACAGCAGGGATGTCAAGTCTTTGTccatgttgaaaaatgctgccCTTTTTATAGACACCTATAAAGA TTACAGCAGTCCTGTAGGGAACTTTCTTGTGATGGGAGGATTCCAAGCTCTTGTGAAGTCCTCACA AGGATGTTTGGGAAAGAAGCTTGAACTGGTAAAGAAGCTTTTGCAGCTCAAGGAGAAAAACATTGCACCGAATGATCTGCTGCTGAACCTGTTCTACATGCCACTGCAGCATGTGCAGGACTATAGTCGTCTTCTTCTAAAGCTGACTACCTGTTTTGATGTG AGCTCTGTTGAGTATCACATGATTCAGGTTGGCTGTGTACAGTTTGAAGGATTGGCCCAACTCCTCAGCAAACAGAGGAAAGATGCTGAGACTACCTACACCTTCTGGAAGAACTTCTCGGGAAAGGGCCAA GAGTGCTTACGGAAGCCGTCCCGGAGGCTGGTGTGCGACAGTGGAAGTAAAGGTTTGACCCTGCAGAACTCTGGAAGATTCTCGGTCAACAGGTTCATTCTCTTCAATGATGCACTTGTTCATGCACAG TTCTCCTCTTACTACATCTATCCACTGGCCACGCTTTGGGTGGAACCTTTCTCGGATGAAAACCTTGGCTT GCTGGGACTAAAGCTGACCACCCCTGAAGAAAATTTCACCTTGTTGGCATCTACACCTCTGGAGAAG GGGAAGTGGCTGAAAGTTATTCATCAGGCTGTGGATGAGGTGCTGGGGGTGGGTGTAGATGCACATGGGTTCAATGGCGGTCAGAGGACAGAGCCCCCTGTTTCTCGCACTGCCACATATACGTTCTCTAAGGAGGGCCGGCTCAAAAATGCCGCGTACGGTGGTCGCTGGCTTTTAGGCAAACCTTATGGCAT aggTGACTTGAAGTGGCCTGATGGTAGAGTTTACTATGGTAATTTCAAGAATGGCCTGGAGGACGg ATTTGGAGACTATATGATGCCCAACATGGCCTTAAAGACATTTGATCGTTATAAGGGTCACTGGAAGGAGGGCAAAATGCACGGCTTTGGAACCTACCG GTATGCTACAGGTGAGGTGTACGAGGGCTCATTTCAGGACAACCTGCGTCATGGTCATGGCATGCTGAGCAGTGGCCGACAGGCTTCCTCTTCCACCAGCAGTGTGTTTGTCGGTCATTGGGTCAACGACAAGAAAACTGGTTACGGCATCTTTGACGACATCACCAA AGGTGAAAAGTACATGGGGATGTGGCAGGATGACCAGCGGCAGGGCACTGGTGTTGTGGTCACCCAGTTTGGCCTGTATTTTGAGggacaatttaataataacaagatgACG GGCACTGGGCTTTTGTTCAGCGATGATGACACTGCCTTTGAAGGAGAGTTTTCAGATGACTGGACATTAGATGGAAGG GGGGTTTTGTCAATGCCTCATGGAGACTCTTTTGAGGGCATCTTTGTGGGTGAGTGGGGATCTGAACTGAAGGTATCAGGAACCTTTTCGAAGCTGTGCCCTTATGACACTGAGGAAAAAAAGATGAAGACGTT caagATCGGCCGTCACGTAGTGCCTGCCGAAGAGAAATGGGGGGCTGTGTTTAAAGAATGCTGGAGTCGTCTGGGCTGTGAAACTCCAGGACTGGGAGAGAACGAGCGAGCTTGGGACAACATCGCGGTGATACTGACGACCAGCCGCAGGGAGCGgatgcacaggtacacacacactgttac TTCTGAAGCTCTGAGTCGCTCGCAGTGTAAGATGCTGGAGAGTTTGGAAGTAATTCCTCAGCACAATGGACTTTGTACCGCCGAATCCTATGAGAACATTCGCCGCTACCTCGTCAAG GCGTTTGATACTCCACTGCATCCTTTGGGCTGGCTGCTGGAGACGCTGGTCACTGTGTATAGGATGACCTACGTGGGTGTGGGATCCAATAGACGGCTCTTAGAGCAGGCTGTGAAAGAGATCCAGTCCTACTTGAAacacatattccagcttgtcaG GTTTTTGTTTCCCGGTCTGCCTGAAGAGGGGGGGTTTATTCCTGACACCTCAGAGAGAAGATTAAGTGGCACACTAAACAGCAGCACTTGTTCAAACATTGGTCAGCAGGG CTTGTTTGTGAGTAGCTCCGGCCTGCTGCTCCCGGTTCTGTTACCTCGTCTCTATCCTCTTCTCTTTGCTCTGTACGCTCTGGAGAAGGAGCGTGAGGAGGAGGTGTACACAGAGAGTTTGTTCTACCTCAACAGGCAGCCTGACCTGTCTTTGCTTACCTTTTTGGGAGTGCCTAA AAAATTCTGGCCAGTATCGATCTCTGTTTTAGGAGAGAAAAAGGAG GTGCTGCCGAGCACTATGGACGTTTGCTTTGCGACTGCTGTGGAGACCCTGCAGCAGATCGG CTTTACTTTCACTCCTGCAGATAAGCTCCGTGTGATTCAGATGACCTTTGAGGAACTCACGCAGGAAGTTCAAGGCATGCTCGGCCAGGACTTCATGTGGGGCATGGATGACCTCTTTCCAGTCTTCCTCTATGTAGTTCTTCGTGCACG AATCAGAAACCTTGGATCTGAGGTGAGCCTGATCGAGGACTTTATGGATCCTGCTCTACAGCACGGTGAACTCGGACTCATGTTCACCACTCTGAAA GCTTGCTACTACCAGATTCAGAATGAGAAAAGCAGGGTCATGTAG
- the als2a gene encoding alsin isoform X8 translates to METQKNSEEKECSRVRGVTHRWQGYSSSVEPVPLLLSQPVRQAALGTSHGVLLTEGGLVYCFGELPWRRDLTSQAVEPILESTLTDLSVVRVSAGSFHCGAITDNGVVYMWGENSHGQCGITGLNLVPDPFPVNIVDDDTVPSEVVKIQDLACGAQHTLALSTKHEVWAWGSGCQLGLVTTVFPVWKAQKVEHLTGKYVVQIACGEFHSLALVHTLPPSGSSQQSFNKCNHCKQSLYTMIDKDDHVIISNNHYCPLGVELTDAKHDQGSRQESPALTPKEIPKPDLQNSTGLSDACLSQEAVDGSYSNDTETPAMNEPAPDSSSPPLRHLTNTKSSLYPDEQAVKDYLKRISDQSILEQFETPSRKGSQPPSRQTSLKEQSSKTVLSSLATVNMSNGIESKLLDSAPVDLQECNATSLFLNSHTGLCTLPVRDSVSDEDSEDSGINRVSPCDFLASNSFEVSDESVVTVGNDQCSDKFLEDKRSASLSNILIEEMEESNRRRSLPNLLSSDKFNWTKVGGTSMTNSSVIEKEKENLLPSLYTEVWSWGRGEEGQLGHGDTLPRLQPFCIKSLSNKEIVKIATGSLHSLALTAQCEAYSWGCNTFGQLGHVSSTTVPQLVQMSDGIRVWDVAGGMTHTVLLADGDCLQPILYYTGEQVQEDSPTGTCTQTPSLLPFFMNLGFVRSVLARGLSCLALADQNVMGFIATLHELASAERKFYCTLSKVKNQVLQPLLARDNVSAYLGKTSTLLFQSMVGHYSRLCHLSGQHATSLTNFLQNSRDVKSLSMLKNAALFIDTYKDYSSPVGNFLVMGGFQALVKSSQGCLGKKLELVKKLLQLKEKNIAPNDLLLNLFYMPLQHVQDYSRLLLKLTTCFDVSSVEYHMIQVGCVQFEGLAQLLSKQRKDAETTYTFWKNFSGKGQECLRKPSRRLVCDSGSKGLTLQNSGRFSVNRFILFNDALVHAQFSSYYIYPLATLWVEPFSDENLGLLGLKLTTPEENFTLLASTPLEKGKWLKVIHQAVDEVLGVGVDAHGFNGGQRTEPPVSRTATYTFSKEGRLKNAAYGGRWLLGKPYGIGDLKWPDGRVYYGNFKNGLEDGFGDYMMPNMALKTFDRYKGHWKEGKMHGFGTYRYATGEVYEGSFQDNLRHGHGMLSSGRQASSSTSSVFVGHWVNDKKTGYGIFDDITKGEKYMGMWQDDQRQGTGVVVTQFGLYFEGQFNNNKMTGTGLLFSDDDTAFEGEFSDDWTLDGRGVLSMPHGDSFEGIFVGEWGSELKVSGTFSKLCPYDTEEKKMKTFKIGRHVVPAEEKWGAVFKECWSRLGCETPGLGENERAWDNIAVILTTSRRERMHSSEALSRSQCKMLESLEVIPQHNGLCTAESYENIRRYLVKAFDTPLHPLGWLLETLVTVYRMTYVGVGSNRRLLEQAVKEIQSYLKHIFQLVRFLFPGLPEEGGFIPDTSERRLSGTLNSSTCSNIGQQGLFVSSSGLLLPVLLPRLYPLLFALYALEKEREEEVYTESLFYLNRQPDLSLLTFLGVPKKFWPVSISVLGEKKEVLPSTMDVCFATAVETLQQIGFTFTPADKLRVIQMTFEELTQEVQGMLGQDFMWGMDDLFPVFLYVVLRARIRNLGSEVSLIEDFMDPALQHGELGLMFTTLKACYYQIQNEKSRVM, encoded by the exons ATGGAGACCCAAAAGAA CTCTGAAGAGAAGGAATGCTCCCGAGTGAGGGGTGTAACCCACAGGTGGCAAGGCTACTCATCTTCTGTTGAACCAGTGCCGCTGCTCCTGAGTCAGCCTGTGCGTCAGGCTGCACTAGGGACCAGCCATGGAGTTCTGCTCACAGAAG GTGGCCTCGTCTACTGCTTTGGAGAGCTTCCATGGAGACGAGACCTAACTTCCCAGGCAGTGGAACCCATCCTTGAGAGCACTTTAACTGACCTGTCTGTGGTTCGTGTTTCTGCAGGCAGCTTTCACTGTGGGGCCATAACAGACAATGGAGTGGTGTACATGTGGGGGGAGAACTCCCATGGTCAGTGTGGTATCACTGGTTTAAATCTGGTTCCTGATCCATTTCCTGTTAACATTGTGGATGATGACACTGTACCTTCAGAAGTGGTCAAGATCCAGGATCTGGCCTGTGGTGCTCAGCATACATTAGCCCTTTCAACGAAGCATGAGGTTTGGGCCTGGGGAAGTGGCTGCCAGTTGGGCCTTGTGACCACTGTGTTTCCAGTGTGGAAAGCACAGAAGGTGGAGCACTTAACGGGGAAATATGTGGTGCAGATTGCCTGTGGCGAGTTCCACAGTTTGGCTTTGGTTCACACACTACCCCCTTCAGGGTCCAGTCAACAGTCCTTCAATAAATGTAACCACTGCAAACAGTCACTTTACACTATGATTGACAAAGATGATCATGTGATCATTTCTAACAACCATTACTGTCCACTAGGGGTGGAACTAACTGATGCAAAGCATGATCAAGGATCAAGGCAGGAATCTCCAGCCTTGACACCAAAGGAGATCCCAAAACCTGATCTCCAGAACTCCACTGGGTTGTCTGATGCTTGCCTCTCTCAGGAAGCTGTAGATGGATCATACAGTAATGACACTGAAACACCAGCAATGAACGAACCAGCTCCAGACAGTTCCAGCCCTCCACTTCGACACCTTACCAATACCAAAAGCTCTCTTTACCCAGATGAACAAGCTGTGAAAGACTACCTCAAAAGGATCTCTGACCAGTCCATCTTAGAGCAGTTTGAGACTCCTTCCAGGAAAGGCTCGCAACCACCTAGCCGTCAGACATCTCTCAAGGAGCAAAGTAGCAAAACCGTATTATCATCACTAGCAACCGTTAACATGAGCAATGGTATTGAATCCAAGCTTTTAGATTCTGCACCAGTTGATTTACAAGAATGCAATGCTACAAGCTTATTTTTAAATAGCCACACTGGTCTGTGTACCTTACCAGTGCGAGATTCTGTTAGTGATGAAGACTCTGAAGACTCCGGTATAAATAGGGTCAGTCCTTGTGACTTTTTAGCCAGTAATAGTTTTGAGGTCTCTGATGAAAGTGTAGTGACTGTTGGTAACGATCAGTGTTCAGACAAGTTCCTAGAAGACAAGAGGAGTGCCAGCCTGTCTAACATCCTGATTGAGGAAATGGAGGAATCTAATCGCAGAAGATCATTACCCAACTTGCTCTCATCAG ATAAGTTTAACTGGACAAAAGTGGGAGGAACTAGTATGACAAACTCAAGTGTTATAGAGAAGGAGAAGGAGAATCTCCTCCCGTCTCTTTACACAGAAGTGTGGAGTTGGGGTAGGGGTGAGGAGGGTCAGCTGGGTCATGGAGACACTTTACCCAG GCTGCAGCCGTTTTGCATCAAGAGCTTAAGCAACAAGGAAATCGTGAAGATTGCTACTGGATCACTTCATTCCCTGGCTCTGACTGCTCAGTGTGAG GCTTATTCCTGGGGTTGCAATACATTTGGTCAGTTGGGTCACGTGAGCTCTACCACTGTGCCACAGCTTGTGCAG ATGTCTGATGGTATCCGTGTGTGGGATGTAGCGGGAGGAATGACCCACACTGTCTTGCTAGCCGATGGAGACTGCTTACAGCCCATTCTGTACTACACTGGTGAGCAGGTGCAGGAGGATTCTCCTACCGGGACATGCACCCAAACGCCTTCTCTTTTGCCCTTCTTCATGAAC CTTGGCTTTGTGAGAAGTGTTTTAGCAAGAGGACTAAGCTGTTTGGCACTGGCTGATCAGAATGTGATGGGTTTCATTGCCACTCTACATGAGCTGGCATCAGCAGAGCGGAAGTTCTACTGCACACTGAGCAAAGTGAAGAACCAAGTACTTCAACCCTTACTGGCTCGGG ACAACGTTAGTGCATATTTGGGCAAGACTTCCACATTGCTGTTCCAGTCCATGGTAGGACATTATAGTCGCCTGTGTCACCTATCGGGGCAGCATGCCACTTCTCTCACCAACTTCCTACAGAACAGCAGGGATGTCAAGTCTTTGTccatgttgaaaaatgctgccCTTTTTATAGACACCTATAAAGA TTACAGCAGTCCTGTAGGGAACTTTCTTGTGATGGGAGGATTCCAAGCTCTTGTGAAGTCCTCACA AGGATGTTTGGGAAAGAAGCTTGAACTGGTAAAGAAGCTTTTGCAGCTCAAGGAGAAAAACATTGCACCGAATGATCTGCTGCTGAACCTGTTCTACATGCCACTGCAGCATGTGCAGGACTATAGTCGTCTTCTTCTAAAGCTGACTACCTGTTTTGATGTG AGCTCTGTTGAGTATCACATGATTCAGGTTGGCTGTGTACAGTTTGAAGGATTGGCCCAACTCCTCAGCAAACAGAGGAAAGATGCTGAGACTACCTACACCTTCTGGAAGAACTTCTCGGGAAAGGGCCAA GAGTGCTTACGGAAGCCGTCCCGGAGGCTGGTGTGCGACAGTGGAAGTAAAGGTTTGACCCTGCAGAACTCTGGAAGATTCTCGGTCAACAGGTTCATTCTCTTCAATGATGCACTTGTTCATGCACAG TTCTCCTCTTACTACATCTATCCACTGGCCACGCTTTGGGTGGAACCTTTCTCGGATGAAAACCTTGGCTT GCTGGGACTAAAGCTGACCACCCCTGAAGAAAATTTCACCTTGTTGGCATCTACACCTCTGGAGAAG GGGAAGTGGCTGAAAGTTATTCATCAGGCTGTGGATGAGGTGCTGGGGGTGGGTGTAGATGCACATGGGTTCAATGGCGGTCAGAGGACAGAGCCCCCTGTTTCTCGCACTGCCACATATACGTTCTCTAAGGAGGGCCGGCTCAAAAATGCCGCGTACGGTGGTCGCTGGCTTTTAGGCAAACCTTATGGCAT aggTGACTTGAAGTGGCCTGATGGTAGAGTTTACTATGGTAATTTCAAGAATGGCCTGGAGGACGg ATTTGGAGACTATATGATGCCCAACATGGCCTTAAAGACATTTGATCGTTATAAGGGTCACTGGAAGGAGGGCAAAATGCACGGCTTTGGAACCTACCG GTATGCTACAGGTGAGGTGTACGAGGGCTCATTTCAGGACAACCTGCGTCATGGTCATGGCATGCTGAGCAGTGGCCGACAGGCTTCCTCTTCCACCAGCAGTGTGTTTGTCGGTCATTGGGTCAACGACAAGAAAACTGGTTACGGCATCTTTGACGACATCACCAA AGGTGAAAAGTACATGGGGATGTGGCAGGATGACCAGCGGCAGGGCACTGGTGTTGTGGTCACCCAGTTTGGCCTGTATTTTGAGggacaatttaataataacaagatgACG GGCACTGGGCTTTTGTTCAGCGATGATGACACTGCCTTTGAAGGAGAGTTTTCAGATGACTGGACATTAGATGGAAGG GGGGTTTTGTCAATGCCTCATGGAGACTCTTTTGAGGGCATCTTTGTGGGTGAGTGGGGATCTGAACTGAAGGTATCAGGAACCTTTTCGAAGCTGTGCCCTTATGACACTGAGGAAAAAAAGATGAAGACGTT caagATCGGCCGTCACGTAGTGCCTGCCGAAGAGAAATGGGGGGCTGTGTTTAAAGAATGCTGGAGTCGTCTGGGCTGTGAAACTCCAGGACTGGGAGAGAACGAGCGAGCTTGGGACAACATCGCGGTGATACTGACGACCAGCCGCAGGGAGCGgatgcacag TTCTGAAGCTCTGAGTCGCTCGCAGTGTAAGATGCTGGAGAGTTTGGAAGTAATTCCTCAGCACAATGGACTTTGTACCGCCGAATCCTATGAGAACATTCGCCGCTACCTCGTCAAG GCGTTTGATACTCCACTGCATCCTTTGGGCTGGCTGCTGGAGACGCTGGTCACTGTGTATAGGATGACCTACGTGGGTGTGGGATCCAATAGACGGCTCTTAGAGCAGGCTGTGAAAGAGATCCAGTCCTACTTGAAacacatattccagcttgtcaG GTTTTTGTTTCCCGGTCTGCCTGAAGAGGGGGGGTTTATTCCTGACACCTCAGAGAGAAGATTAAGTGGCACACTAAACAGCAGCACTTGTTCAAACATTGGTCAGCAGGG CTTGTTTGTGAGTAGCTCCGGCCTGCTGCTCCCGGTTCTGTTACCTCGTCTCTATCCTCTTCTCTTTGCTCTGTACGCTCTGGAGAAGGAGCGTGAGGAGGAGGTGTACACAGAGAGTTTGTTCTACCTCAACAGGCAGCCTGACCTGTCTTTGCTTACCTTTTTGGGAGTGCCTAA AAAATTCTGGCCAGTATCGATCTCTGTTTTAGGAGAGAAAAAGGAG GTGCTGCCGAGCACTATGGACGTTTGCTTTGCGACTGCTGTGGAGACCCTGCAGCAGATCGG CTTTACTTTCACTCCTGCAGATAAGCTCCGTGTGATTCAGATGACCTTTGAGGAACTCACGCAGGAAGTTCAAGGCATGCTCGGCCAGGACTTCATGTGGGGCATGGATGACCTCTTTCCAGTCTTCCTCTATGTAGTTCTTCGTGCACG AATCAGAAACCTTGGATCTGAGGTGAGCCTGATCGAGGACTTTATGGATCCTGCTCTACAGCACGGTGAACTCGGACTCATGTTCACCACTCTGAAA GCTTGCTACTACCAGATTCAGAATGAGAAAAGCAGGGTCATGTAG